One Candidatus Chazhemtobacterium aquaticus genomic window, TATCTAAACTTCAACTAATCTGTCCTCAATGCCACAAACCTACCAGGGTAACTTATTCTGGAACCGGTTCAAGCAAAGTCCGCCTTTGTAGTAAGTGTCACAAACCTCTCACAATAACCACCCCGAAGAAAACCAAAAAATAATCACCAAAATCAAACACTATGAACACTCTTAAACAAACTTTTAATCAAAATATCATTCCATCTCTCCAGAAAGAACTGAAGCTGGATAATCCCCTAGCTATTCCTCGGCTAACGAAAATAACCATTAACACTAGCTCTTCTGAATTTCACCACGATAAAGATTTGCTGGAAAAAACTATACTCTGGCTTTCTGCTATTTCCGGTCAAAAGCCAAAAACTGCTCGCGCCAAAAAATCCATTGCCACCTTCAATCTAAGAGAAGGAGATACCATCGGTCTTTATGTCACTCTCAGAGGAGAACGTATGTATCACTTCTTCCAGAAATTAGTTAACATCGTCCTACCTCGCACCAAAGATTTCCAAGGAGTAAAACCTACCAGTTTTGATTCACGCGGCAACTATACCCTGGGTCTTAATGAGCAAATTGTCTTTCCGGAGGTTGATTATGATAAAATTGGACGTGTTCAGGGGCTAGAAATTGTCATCAGCACCTCAGCCCGGGACTCTCAATCTGCCCTTAAGCTTCTCACTGCTCTAGGAATGCCTTTTGCAAAAGAGGAGTCTAATGCATAATCACTAGTCATCATTAACATAAAAAATGGCCAAAACGTCGAAAATCATCAAATCTAAACGCCTCAAAGAGAGTCAACACTCAACCAGAGGCATCAATCGCTGTCATATATGCGGACGGTCTCGTGGATACATCCGTATTTTTGGTCTCTGCAGACTTTGTTTCCGTGAACTAGCTCATAAAGGAGAATTACCCGGCGTTGTCAAATACAGTAAATAACATGGATCCCATCGCAAATTTTCTAACTCAAATCAGAAACGGCTATCTCGCTAACAAGAGTAGTATCTCCCTTCCTCATTCCCAGATCAAGGAGACTATCGCCAATATCCTCTCCCAGGCTGGTTATCTCGGCACCATCACCGTCACCGGCCAGGTACCCAGCAAGACTCTTGATATTGAGTTACTTTATCACCAAAAGCAGCCACTTCTTACCCATATCTCTCGCGTTTCTACCCCAAGCGTTCGTCGTTACGCCTCCGCTGATAAAATTCCCCACGCTCTTTCTGGCA contains:
- the rplE gene encoding 50S ribosomal protein L5 — translated: MNTLKQTFNQNIIPSLQKELKLDNPLAIPRLTKITINTSSSEFHHDKDLLEKTILWLSAISGQKPKTARAKKSIATFNLREGDTIGLYVTLRGERMYHFFQKLVNIVLPRTKDFQGVKPTSFDSRGNYTLGLNEQIVFPEVDYDKIGRVQGLEIVISTSARDSQSALKLLTALGMPFAKEESNA
- a CDS encoding type Z 30S ribosomal protein S14, with translation MAKTSKIIKSKRLKESQHSTRGINRCHICGRSRGYIRIFGLCRLCFRELAHKGELPGVVKYSK
- the rpsH gene encoding 30S ribosomal protein S8 is translated as MDPIANFLTQIRNGYLANKSSISLPHSQIKETIANILSQAGYLGTITVTGQVPSKTLDIELLYHQKQPLLTHISRVSTPSVRRYASADKIPHALSGKGLVILTTSKGLMTGRQARKLGIGGEVICQIW